Proteins co-encoded in one Carassius auratus strain Wakin unplaced genomic scaffold, ASM336829v1 scaf_tig00001679, whole genome shotgun sequence genomic window:
- the LOC113069494 gene encoding gamma-crystallin S-1-like, with amino-acid sequence MVWSAQRTVTMGKITFFEDKNFQGRHYECTADCADMQAHFSRCNSIRVESGSWVAYEKPNYAGYQYMLSKGEYPDFQHWAGFNDCIRSCRLVPPYTGNYRVKIFERSDFGGQAMELNEDCPDLRQRFHKGDISSANVMEGYWILHEHPNYTGRQFFLRPGEYRRYVEWGSPSPTMGSLRRVTDIN; translated from the exons ATTACTTTCTTTGAAGACAAAAACTTCCAGGGCCGTCACTATGAGTGCACTGCAGACTGCGCTGACATGCAGGCCCACTTTTCTCGCTGCAACTCCATCCGAGTAGAAAGTGGAAGCTGGGTGGCCTATGAGAAGCCCAACTATGCTGGATACCAGTACATGCTCTCCAAGGGTGAATACCCCGATTTCCAGCACTGGGCTGGATTCAACGACTGCATTCGTTCCTGTCGCTTGGTTCCTCCT TACACTGGAAACTACAGGGTGAAGATCTTTGAGCGCTCCGATTTTGGTGGTCAGGCAATGGAGCTGAATGAAGATTGCCCCGACCTGCGTCAGCGGTTCCACAAAGGAGACATCTCTTCAGCCAATGTTATGGAAGGCTACTGGATCCTCCATGAGCACCCCAACTACACTGGCCGCCAGTTCTTCCTGCGCCCTGGCGAATACAGGAGGTACGTCGAGTGGGGCAGTCCAAGTCCTACCATGGGCTCCCTGAGACGTGTGACTGACATCAACTGA